A section of the Oncorhynchus tshawytscha isolate Ot180627B linkage group LG09, Otsh_v2.0, whole genome shotgun sequence genome encodes:
- the LOC112258632 gene encoding ADP-ribosylation factor-like protein 5B has protein sequence MGLLFTKLMTVFGDREHKVIIVGLDNAGKTTILYQFLTKEAVHTSPTIGSNVEEISVRKTRFLVWDIGGQESLRASWNSYYCNTEIVILVVDSTDRERLNLNKDELHRMLAHEDLQNAAILVLANKQDMKDSMTVAEISQCLTLSSITAHSWHVQACCALTGEGLPASLDWMRSRVLAS, from the exons ATGGGACTACTCTTTACCAAGCTGATGACTGTCTTCGGAGACAGAG AACACAAAGTGATCATAGTGGGCCTGGACAATGCTGGGAAGACCACTATCCTCTACCAATT cCTTACCAAAGAGGCGGTTCACACCTCCCCCACCATTGGCAGTAACGTAGAGGAGATCTCTGTACGCAAGACCCGCTTCCTGGTGTGGGACATCGGAGGCCAGGAAAGCCTGAGAGCCAGCTGGAACTCCTACTACTGCAACACAGAG ATTGTTATTCTGGTTGTGGACAGCACAGACCGCGAGCGCCTAAATCTGAACAAAGATGAACTTCACCGCATGCTTGCACATGAG GACCTACAGAATGCTGCGATTCTAGTTCTGGCCAACAAGCAGGACATGAAGGACTCTATGACTGTGGCAGAGATCTCCCAGTGCCTCACCCTCAGCTCCATCACAGCCCACTCCTGGCATGTACAGGCCTGCTGTGCCCTCACAGGGGAGGG ACTACCTGCCAGTCTGGACTGGATGAGGTCTCGTGTCCTGGCCAGTTAG